Proteins encoded in a region of the Mycolicibacterium neoaurum genome:
- a CDS encoding magnesium transporter CorA family protein, protein MTTVTGRLWRGGQSHDDEFTFEAISDCLASEDRLVWADIYDPDHDALAALAAELHLDMWAVEDAVAPKERTKASVYRTHTFFTVYAVDILGTGEDESITSTLVKHRISAFVLPRGLITVRLPAVNHPEVHFDIREVSERFDELGGQQYGVGALVHALLDVVVDGHFDAVQSLDDAIEGLEDELFDERGPRRGLQRRTFRLRKELVELRRAVLPMREVVGAIQHRRLDGESPTSAPSLDSLYADLYDHVLRASEWTESLRDMVTTVFETNLSLQDARLNTVMKKLTSWAAIIAVPTAITGFYGQNVLYPGIETTAGFVTSSALIVVLVAILYVMFRRRDWL, encoded by the coding sequence GTGACGACAGTGACCGGCCGGTTGTGGCGGGGCGGGCAATCCCATGACGACGAATTCACCTTCGAGGCGATCTCGGACTGCCTCGCATCCGAGGACCGCCTGGTGTGGGCCGATATCTACGACCCCGACCATGACGCGCTCGCGGCGCTGGCCGCCGAATTGCACCTGGACATGTGGGCCGTCGAGGACGCCGTGGCGCCCAAGGAGCGGACCAAGGCCAGCGTGTACCGCACGCACACGTTCTTCACCGTCTATGCCGTGGACATCCTGGGCACCGGCGAGGACGAGTCCATCACCTCCACCCTGGTCAAACACCGCATTTCGGCGTTCGTGCTGCCCCGCGGACTGATCACGGTGCGTCTGCCCGCGGTCAATCACCCCGAGGTGCACTTCGACATCCGCGAGGTCTCCGAACGGTTCGACGAACTGGGCGGCCAGCAGTACGGGGTGGGCGCGCTTGTGCACGCACTGCTCGACGTCGTCGTCGACGGGCACTTCGATGCCGTGCAGTCCCTCGATGACGCGATCGAGGGACTGGAGGACGAGCTTTTCGACGAGCGCGGGCCGCGGCGCGGGCTGCAGCGCCGGACGTTCCGGCTCCGTAAGGAACTCGTCGAGCTGCGGCGCGCGGTGTTGCCGATGCGTGAGGTGGTCGGCGCGATCCAGCACCGACGCCTCGACGGGGAATCGCCCACGAGCGCGCCGTCCCTGGACTCGCTGTACGCCGACCTCTACGACCATGTGCTGCGCGCTTCGGAATGGACCGAGTCCCTGCGTGACATGGTCACCACCGTGTTCGAGACCAATCTGTCACTGCAGGACGCGCGGCTGAACACCGTGATGAAGAAGCTGACCAGCTGGGCCGCGATCATCGCGGTGCCCACGGCCATCACTGGGTTCTACGGACAGAACGTGCTCTACCCGGGCATCGAGACGACCGCCGGGTTCGTCACCAGTTCGGCACTGATCGTGGTGCTGGTCGCCATCCTGTACGTGATGTTTCGTAGGCGGGACTGGTTGTAG
- a CDS encoding ABC transporter permease encodes MSVFVDIVPDPSAVDSPRPAPPRHRLRAVLTKAGLPLLSVLVFFAVWQVVASAGIWNQTFVPYPSTVWRAFVDVSTTHDGVRGYAGYLLYEHLYMTLRRVLAGVVIGVVFGVLLGLLMGSVGWLRSVLEPWLTFLRALPPLAYFFLLVIWLGIDEAPKITLLALAALPPAAVATTAAVVAAPVGLQEAARALGATRAQVIRDVVVPAALPETFTGIRLAVGMAYSSVVAAELFNGIPGIGGLVKDASNYNNTPVVLVGIFAIGFSGLVIDGLLRSLERRAVPWRGKI; translated from the coding sequence GTGTCCGTTTTCGTCGATATCGTGCCCGACCCGTCGGCGGTCGACTCGCCGCGTCCCGCGCCACCCCGTCATCGACTGCGCGCCGTCCTCACCAAGGCCGGACTGCCGCTGCTGTCGGTGCTGGTGTTCTTCGCAGTCTGGCAGGTGGTCGCGAGCGCCGGCATCTGGAACCAGACCTTCGTGCCCTACCCGAGCACGGTGTGGCGCGCATTCGTCGACGTCTCCACCACGCATGACGGCGTGCGCGGTTACGCCGGTTACCTGCTCTATGAACACCTCTACATGACGCTTCGCCGGGTGCTGGCCGGCGTGGTCATCGGCGTGGTGTTCGGCGTGCTGCTGGGTTTGTTGATGGGATCGGTTGGCTGGCTGCGCAGTGTGCTCGAGCCGTGGCTGACATTCCTACGGGCGCTTCCGCCGCTGGCCTACTTCTTCCTGCTCGTCATCTGGCTGGGTATCGACGAAGCTCCTAAGATCACCCTGCTCGCCCTGGCGGCGTTGCCACCGGCCGCGGTGGCCACCACCGCCGCCGTCGTCGCGGCGCCGGTCGGGTTGCAGGAGGCGGCCCGTGCGCTGGGCGCGACCCGGGCCCAGGTGATCCGCGATGTCGTGGTGCCCGCCGCGCTACCGGAGACCTTCACCGGTATCCGGCTGGCGGTCGGCATGGCCTATTCGTCGGTGGTCGCCGCGGAGCTGTTCAACGGAATCCCGGGTATCGGCGGATTGGTCAAGGACGCAAGTAATTACAACAACACCCCTGTCGTGCTGGTCGGGATCTTCGCCATCGGGTTCTCGGGTCTGGTCATCGACGGATTGCTGCGGTCGCTGGAGCGGCGTGCCGTCCCCTGGAGAGGAAAAATCTAG
- a CDS encoding ABC transporter substrate-binding protein — protein MKFKSLLAVAFSVIALAGCAVDNSGSGGGGTDPAKPTLRIGYQTFPSGDLIVKNNKWLEEALPDFNIKWIKFDSGADVNTAFIAKELDFGALGSSPVARGLSAPLNIPYKVAFVLDVAGDNEALIARNDAGVNSIPDLRGKRIATPFASTAHYSLLAALAQNGLSPNDVQLIDLQPQAILAAWERGDIDAAYTWLPTLDQLRKTGKDLITSRQLAADGKPTLDLGVVADAFAQEHPEVVDIWRKQQARALDTISGDPAAAAKAIAAEIGLPESEVAGQLKQGVYLTPAAVASPEWLGSDGAPGNIATNLQSASQFLADQKQIPAAADLKTFQDAIYVKGLPGVIAGG, from the coding sequence ATGAAGTTCAAATCTCTACTGGCAGTGGCTTTCAGCGTGATCGCGCTGGCCGGCTGCGCGGTGGACAACTCCGGATCCGGCGGTGGCGGAACCGATCCGGCCAAGCCCACGCTGCGTATCGGCTACCAGACCTTCCCCAGCGGCGACCTGATCGTCAAGAACAACAAGTGGCTCGAAGAGGCGTTGCCCGACTTCAACATCAAGTGGATCAAGTTCGACTCGGGTGCCGACGTCAACACCGCGTTCATCGCCAAGGAACTCGATTTCGGAGCGCTGGGCTCCAGCCCGGTCGCCAGGGGGCTGTCCGCACCGTTGAACATCCCCTACAAGGTGGCCTTCGTGTTGGATGTCGCCGGTGACAACGAGGCGCTGATCGCCCGCAACGATGCGGGGGTCAACAGCATCCCCGATCTGCGCGGGAAGCGGATCGCCACGCCGTTCGCCTCGACCGCGCACTACAGCCTGTTGGCAGCGCTGGCGCAGAACGGCTTATCGCCCAACGATGTTCAGCTGATCGACCTGCAACCACAGGCCATCCTGGCGGCCTGGGAGCGCGGGGACATCGACGCCGCATACACCTGGCTGCCGACGCTGGACCAGCTGCGCAAGACCGGCAAGGATCTGATCACCAGTCGTCAGTTGGCCGCCGACGGCAAGCCCACCCTCGATCTCGGTGTGGTGGCTGACGCCTTCGCCCAAGAACACCCCGAGGTCGTCGATATCTGGCGTAAGCAGCAGGCCCGCGCACTGGACACCATCTCCGGCGATCCGGCCGCCGCGGCAAAGGCGATCGCCGCCGAGATCGGTCTGCCTGAGAGCGAGGTGGCCGGACAGCTCAAGCAAGGTGTGTACCTGACCCCGGCCGCCGTGGCCTCGCCCGAATGGCTCGGCTCGGATGGGGCGCCGGGCAATATCGCCACGAACCTGCAGAGCGCATCGCAGTTCCTCGCCGACCAGAAGCAGATTCCGGCGGCTGCGGACCTGAAGACTTTCCAGGACGCCATCTACGTGAAGGGGCTTCCCGGTGTCATCGCGGGCGGCTGA
- a CDS encoding ABC transporter ATP-binding protein, translating into MSSRAAEPAGGLRIANVAHRYGRGADQVTALGPVDLEVEPGAFLVLVGASGCGKSTLLRLIAGFESPSEGEVQVGGTAPTPGVTSGVVFQQPRLFPWRTVGGNVDLALKYAKVPRERRVERREQLLERVGLDGTADRKIWEISGGQQQRVAIARALAAETPLFLLDEPFAALDALTRERLQDDVRQVSAESGRTTVFVTHSAEEAAFLGSRIVVLTRRPGKIALDLPSELPRTGVDADELRRSPEFLELRNAVGEAVKAAAA; encoded by the coding sequence GTGTCATCGCGGGCGGCTGAGCCGGCCGGCGGACTGCGTATCGCCAATGTCGCCCACCGATACGGCCGCGGCGCCGATCAGGTGACCGCGTTGGGGCCGGTGGACCTGGAGGTGGAACCGGGGGCCTTCCTGGTCCTGGTCGGTGCCTCCGGGTGCGGGAAGAGCACCCTGTTACGGCTGATCGCCGGGTTCGAATCGCCCAGCGAGGGTGAGGTGCAGGTCGGTGGGACGGCGCCGACACCCGGGGTCACTTCCGGGGTGGTGTTCCAGCAGCCGCGGTTGTTCCCGTGGCGCACGGTGGGCGGGAACGTCGACCTCGCACTGAAGTACGCCAAGGTGCCTCGGGAACGACGCGTCGAGCGCCGGGAGCAACTGCTGGAGCGCGTCGGGCTGGACGGCACCGCCGACCGCAAGATCTGGGAGATCAGCGGTGGGCAACAGCAGCGCGTCGCGATCGCCCGCGCGTTGGCGGCCGAGACACCGCTGTTCCTGCTCGACGAGCCGTTCGCCGCGCTCGATGCGCTGACCCGCGAGCGACTGCAGGACGATGTGCGTCAGGTCAGTGCCGAATCGGGGCGCACCACGGTGTTCGTCACCCACAGTGCCGAGGAGGCGGCGTTCCTCGGCTCGCGCATCGTGGTGCTGACCCGGCGACCGGGCAAGATCGCCCTGGACCTGCCCTCGGAGCTGCCGCGCACCGGTGTCGACGCCGACGAGCTGCGGCGGTCACCGGAGTTTCTGGAGCTCAGGAATGCGGTCGGCGAGGCGGTCAAGGCCGCTGCGGCCTGA
- a CDS encoding TetR/AcrR family transcriptional regulator has product MSTEAASNGSSRRDELLAVAAKLFAARGYHGTRMDDVADAVGLNKATVYHYYASKSLILWDIYKRTADFTVGALHDDPTATARETIYHFTRRLLTGIANDLEAAAVYFQEGPYISEWFTEEQVAYIRAAEATVYEHVRDVIDRGIASGEFFDCDSHVLALGYIGMTLGAYRWLRPHGRRTAQEIAVEFSTALLRGLIRDEAVRTAEPLGGAQQ; this is encoded by the coding sequence ATGTCCACCGAAGCCGCATCCAACGGGTCGTCCCGGCGCGACGAACTGCTGGCGGTCGCCGCCAAGCTGTTCGCCGCCCGCGGCTACCACGGCACCCGGATGGATGATGTCGCCGATGCGGTCGGGCTCAACAAGGCCACGGTGTACCACTATTACGCGAGCAAATCGCTGATCCTCTGGGACATCTACAAGCGGACCGCCGACTTCACCGTCGGTGCCCTGCACGACGATCCGACCGCCACCGCGCGCGAGACCATCTATCACTTCACCAGGCGTCTGCTCACCGGCATCGCCAACGATCTGGAGGCCGCCGCCGTCTACTTCCAGGAGGGGCCCTACATCTCGGAGTGGTTCACCGAGGAGCAGGTCGCCTACATCCGCGCCGCCGAGGCAACCGTGTACGAACACGTGCGCGATGTCATCGACCGGGGGATCGCCAGCGGCGAGTTCTTCGACTGCGACTCACATGTTCTGGCGCTGGGCTATATCGGCATGACCCTGGGCGCCTACCGGTGGCTGCGCCCGCACGGCAGGCGGACCGCACAAGAGATCGCCGTCGAGTTCAGCACCGCCCTGTTGCGCGGACTGATCCGCGATGAGGCCGTTCGCACGGCCGAGCCGCTCGGAGGTGCCCAGCAATGA
- a CDS encoding SDR family oxidoreductase: MTDLFRLDGKVAVVTGGGRGIGVMMARGLLQAGAAKVYLAARKQAELDASVAELSALGAVEGISADLGTSDGVQALADAVAAREDKVHALFNNAGANWGESFETFPESGFDRVFDVNVKGVFLLTRALVPLLTAAATDDDPARVVNTGSVDGFHVPERGRNNFSYAASKAAVHTLTQHLAGELAPKILVNAIAPGLFPSRMTKVLLSAGEEAVGAALPLGRVGQADDMAGIAVFLASRASSYVTGTVIPVDGGVSTIR; this comes from the coding sequence ATGACCGATCTGTTCCGCCTCGACGGCAAGGTCGCCGTGGTCACCGGCGGTGGCCGCGGTATCGGCGTGATGATGGCCCGGGGATTGCTGCAGGCCGGAGCGGCCAAGGTGTACCTCGCCGCGCGCAAGCAGGCCGAGCTCGACGCGTCGGTGGCCGAACTGTCCGCCCTCGGCGCGGTCGAGGGCATCTCGGCCGACCTCGGTACCTCCGACGGGGTCCAGGCTCTCGCCGATGCTGTCGCCGCGAGGGAGGACAAGGTCCACGCGCTGTTCAACAATGCGGGCGCCAACTGGGGTGAGTCCTTCGAGACGTTCCCCGAGTCGGGGTTCGACCGGGTCTTCGACGTCAACGTCAAGGGCGTCTTCCTGCTGACCCGCGCACTGGTGCCGCTGCTGACGGCCGCCGCCACCGATGACGATCCCGCCCGCGTGGTGAACACCGGCAGCGTCGACGGTTTCCATGTGCCCGAACGCGGTCGCAACAACTTCTCATATGCGGCCAGCAAGGCCGCGGTCCACACGCTGACCCAACATCTGGCCGGTGAACTGGCACCCAAGATCCTGGTGAATGCGATTGCGCCGGGACTGTTCCCGTCACGAATGACCAAGGTGCTGCTGTCTGCCGGTGAAGAGGCCGTCGGTGCGGCACTACCGCTGGGCCGGGTCGGGCAGGCCGACGATATGGCCGGCATTGCGGTGTTCCTGGCCAGCCGCGCCAGCAGCTATGTCACCGGCACCGTGATCCCGGTGGACGGCGGAGTCAGCACCATCCGCTGA
- a CDS encoding ferredoxin reductase has protein sequence MCSLDLRGLTRWSQKPARDIATASPEGGTTINTIRGLAARATTPLLPDDYLKMLNPLWTARELRGAIVDVRKETEDSATVVIKPGWGFAADYQPGQYVGIGLRVDGRWHWRSYSLTSVPERDGKLISITVKATPEGFLSTHLVNGVKPGTIVRLAAPKGQFALPDPPPVKMLLVTAGSGITPVMAMLRSIAQRGQTSNIVHIHSAPSPQDVIFHDELMEMQDGRPDYRLHLQMTDRMGHLDFDALADIVPDWTDRPTWACGPPAMLDEIERVWKAAGLPENQLHMERFVIDRTDKGGEGGTVTFAISDKTIEVDGATSLLEAGESLGIQMPFGCRMGICQTCVLPLESGHVRDFRSGTEHGEGDRIQTCVSTASGDCTINV, from the coding sequence ATGTGTTCACTTGATCTTCGCGGGCTGACGAGATGGAGCCAGAAGCCCGCGCGTGACATCGCGACGGCGTCGCCGGAGGGCGGCACCACGATCAACACGATCCGCGGTTTGGCGGCCAGGGCCACCACTCCGCTCCTTCCCGACGACTACCTCAAGATGCTCAACCCGCTGTGGACCGCCCGCGAGCTACGCGGTGCGATCGTCGATGTCCGCAAGGAGACCGAGGATTCGGCCACCGTGGTCATCAAACCGGGGTGGGGGTTCGCGGCTGATTACCAGCCCGGCCAGTACGTCGGGATCGGCCTGCGCGTCGACGGCCGGTGGCACTGGCGGTCCTACTCACTGACATCGGTGCCCGAACGCGACGGCAAGCTGATCTCGATCACCGTCAAGGCCACTCCGGAGGGCTTCCTGTCCACCCACCTGGTCAACGGTGTGAAACCCGGAACAATTGTTCGCTTGGCGGCACCCAAGGGACAGTTCGCCCTGCCCGATCCGCCGCCGGTGAAGATGCTTCTGGTCACCGCGGGCAGTGGTATCACCCCCGTGATGGCCATGCTGCGGTCCATCGCCCAGCGCGGTCAGACCAGCAATATCGTGCACATCCATTCGGCGCCGTCACCGCAGGACGTCATCTTCCACGACGAACTCATGGAGATGCAGGACGGCAGGCCCGACTATCGGCTGCATCTGCAGATGACCGACCGGATGGGGCATCTGGACTTCGACGCGCTGGCCGATATCGTTCCGGACTGGACCGACCGGCCCACCTGGGCGTGTGGGCCCCCGGCCATGCTCGACGAGATCGAGCGGGTATGGAAGGCGGCGGGCCTGCCCGAGAACCAGTTGCACATGGAGCGATTCGTCATCGACCGAACCGACAAGGGCGGTGAGGGCGGCACGGTGACATTCGCCATCTCGGACAAGACGATCGAGGTCGACGGCGCCACCTCGCTGCTGGAGGCGGGGGAGTCCCTCGGCATCCAGATGCCCTTCGGATGCCGGATGGGGATCTGCCAAACATGCGTGCTGCCACTGGAATCCGGGCATGTGCGCGACTTCCGGTCAGGTACCGAGCACGGCGAGGGTGACCGGATACAGACCTGCGTCTCGACCGCGTCCGGCGACTGCACCATCAACGTCTAG
- a CDS encoding fatty acid desaturase: MAITDIKAYAHLTSEDVEQLERELDAIRAEIEESRGERDARYIRRSIQLQRALAVGGRIALFNSRNKICWAAGTAMLGAAKIIENMELGHNIIHGQWDWMNDPEIHSTEWEWDTTSPAVHWKKSHNYIHHKYTNVIGLDDDIGYGIMRLTRDEPWERWMIGNSLYNFLLGTLFEWGVALHGVETTKWRKGEKTMAEIRKDLRIIGKKVAKQVGKDYIVFPALSGPNWKYTLGANAVANLIRNYWAYVVIFCGHFPDGAEKFTREEFERETRGEWYLRQMLGSANFHAGPVMAFMSGNLCYQIEHHLFPDLPSNRYAEIAVKVKALCDKYDLPYTTGSLARQYSQSWWTIAKLALPNRFLKATPDDAPETNSELKFRIRDGVRESFGVDPATGRRRGLRTALRELRSGEIAAA; the protein is encoded by the coding sequence ATGGCCATCACCGATATCAAGGCATACGCCCACCTCACATCCGAAGATGTCGAACAACTCGAGCGCGAGCTCGACGCCATCCGGGCCGAGATCGAGGAATCCCGGGGTGAACGCGATGCCCGCTACATCCGCCGGTCCATCCAGCTGCAACGCGCCCTCGCCGTCGGCGGACGCATCGCATTGTTCAACAGCCGCAACAAGATCTGCTGGGCGGCGGGCACCGCGATGTTGGGCGCGGCCAAGATCATCGAGAACATGGAGCTGGGGCACAACATCATCCACGGTCAGTGGGATTGGATGAACGACCCGGAGATCCACTCGACGGAATGGGAGTGGGACACCACCTCGCCGGCCGTGCACTGGAAGAAGTCGCACAACTACATCCACCACAAGTACACCAATGTCATCGGCCTCGACGACGATATCGGCTACGGCATCATGCGGCTGACCCGCGACGAGCCGTGGGAGCGGTGGATGATCGGCAACTCGCTCTACAACTTCCTGCTCGGCACGCTGTTCGAGTGGGGCGTCGCATTGCACGGGGTGGAAACCACGAAATGGCGCAAGGGCGAAAAGACCATGGCGGAGATCCGCAAGGATCTGCGCATCATCGGCAAGAAGGTGGCCAAGCAGGTCGGCAAGGACTACATCGTCTTCCCGGCGCTGTCCGGACCCAACTGGAAATACACCCTCGGCGCGAACGCGGTCGCCAACCTGATTCGCAACTACTGGGCGTACGTGGTGATCTTCTGTGGTCACTTCCCGGACGGGGCAGAGAAATTCACCCGCGAGGAGTTCGAGCGGGAGACACGCGGAGAGTGGTATCTGCGCCAGATGCTGGGGTCGGCCAACTTCCATGCCGGACCGGTGATGGCCTTCATGAGTGGCAACCTCTGCTACCAGATCGAGCACCACCTCTTCCCGGATCTGCCGAGTAACCGGTACGCCGAGATCGCGGTCAAGGTGAAGGCCCTGTGCGACAAGTACGACCTGCCCTACACCACAGGCTCGCTGGCGCGGCAGTACAGCCAGTCATGGTGGACCATCGCCAAACTGGCACTGCCGAACAGGTTCCTCAAGGCCACCCCGGATGACGCGCCGGAGACCAACTCCGAGCTCAAATTCCGGATCCGCGACGGCGTGCGGGAATCCTTCGGGGTCGATCCCGCCACCGGTCGGCGACGGGGTTTGCGCACCGCACTGCGTGAGCTCCGGTCGGGGGAGATCGCGGCCGCCTGA
- a CDS encoding acyl-CoA dehydrogenase, producing MKSTILSRRDLDFLLYEWLQVEELTSLPRFADHSRETFDGVLELCEQLAERYFAPHNKLSDANEPTFDGTTVTVIPEVKVALEAFAKADLVGMSFDAELGGAQLPTTVAQAGFAWISAANISTSGYLMLTIANANLLAEFGTPEQIDTFVKPMLAGRFTGTMALSETQAGSSLADITTRAEPQADGTYRVYGTKMWISGAEHEMSENIVNLVLAKIPGGPAGTKGISLFIVPKYIVGADGEVGARNAVAISGLNHKMGQRGITNTVLNFDGAVGYLVGEPHRGLAYMFHMMNEARLGVGMGAVALGYTGYLKSLDYARERPQGRLVKDPASPQVPIIAHADVKRMLLAQKTYVEGALGLALYCAKLADVGERELLDILTPIAKSWPSQWCLEANSLAIQVLGGYGYTREYDVEQHYRDNRLNPIHEGTHGIQSLDLLGRKVAQNGGAAMTALAARITDTVTRAGDDPLAAQLAAAWQRLVEVTATMFAGDDPAVMMANSAVYLEAFGHIVIAWVWLEQHLAAFAGDGDFYEGKRQAARFFYRYELPKVYPQLDLLASLDRTTLDMQSSWF from the coding sequence ATGAAGTCGACCATCCTGTCCCGGCGCGACCTGGACTTTCTGCTCTACGAATGGTTACAGGTCGAGGAGCTGACCTCGCTGCCGCGTTTCGCCGACCATTCCCGGGAGACGTTCGACGGTGTGCTGGAACTGTGTGAACAGCTGGCCGAACGGTACTTCGCGCCGCACAACAAGCTCAGCGACGCCAACGAGCCCACCTTCGACGGCACCACCGTCACCGTCATCCCCGAGGTGAAGGTGGCCCTGGAGGCATTCGCCAAGGCCGATCTGGTCGGGATGTCCTTCGACGCCGAACTCGGTGGTGCCCAACTGCCAACCACCGTCGCCCAGGCCGGGTTCGCCTGGATCTCCGCGGCCAACATCAGCACCTCGGGCTACCTGATGCTGACCATCGCCAACGCCAACCTGCTTGCCGAATTCGGGACACCCGAGCAGATCGACACGTTCGTCAAACCCATGCTCGCAGGCCGGTTCACCGGCACCATGGCGCTCTCGGAAACCCAAGCCGGTTCCTCGCTGGCCGATATCACCACGCGCGCCGAACCGCAGGCCGATGGCACCTACCGGGTGTACGGCACCAAGATGTGGATCTCGGGCGCCGAGCACGAGATGAGCGAGAACATCGTCAACCTGGTGCTGGCGAAGATCCCGGGCGGTCCCGCCGGGACCAAGGGCATCTCACTGTTCATCGTGCCCAAGTACATCGTCGGAGCCGACGGAGAGGTGGGTGCGCGCAACGCGGTGGCGATCTCGGGGCTCAACCACAAGATGGGCCAGCGCGGTATCACCAACACCGTGCTGAACTTCGACGGCGCGGTGGGGTATCTGGTCGGCGAACCGCATCGCGGGCTTGCCTACATGTTCCACATGATGAACGAGGCGCGCCTCGGGGTCGGAATGGGCGCGGTCGCGCTGGGCTACACCGGCTATCTCAAATCGCTGGACTATGCCCGCGAACGCCCGCAGGGACGACTGGTGAAGGACCCGGCCAGCCCGCAGGTCCCGATCATCGCGCATGCCGATGTGAAGCGGATGCTGCTGGCGCAGAAGACTTACGTGGAGGGCGCCCTGGGCTTGGCCCTCTACTGCGCGAAACTCGCCGACGTCGGTGAGCGCGAGCTGCTCGACATCCTGACCCCGATCGCCAAGAGTTGGCCCTCGCAGTGGTGCCTGGAGGCCAACAGCTTGGCCATCCAGGTGCTGGGTGGCTATGGCTACACCCGCGAATACGACGTCGAGCAGCACTACCGGGACAACCGGCTCAACCCGATCCACGAGGGCACCCACGGCATCCAGAGCCTTGACCTGTTGGGTCGCAAGGTCGCCCAGAACGGCGGGGCCGCCATGACGGCCCTGGCGGCCCGGATCACCGACACGGTGACGCGGGCCGGTGATGATCCGCTGGCCGCGCAGCTTGCCGCGGCCTGGCAGCGCCTAGTCGAGGTGACCGCCACCATGTTCGCCGGCGACGACCCTGCGGTGATGATGGCAAACAGCGCGGTTTACCTGGAGGCCTTCGGTCATATCGTCATCGCATGGGTGTGGCTCGAGCAACACCTTGCCGCGTTTGCCGGAGATGGGGATTTCTACGAAGGCAAACGGCAGGCCGCTCGGTTCTTCTACCGTTACGAGTTGCCCAAGGTGTACCCGCAACTGGATTTGCTGGCGAGCCTGGACCGTACGACACTCGATATGCAGAGCAGTTGGTTCTGA
- a CDS encoding tripartite tricarboxylate transporter substrate binding protein, which produces MSATRSLAALAAAAALVVTACDGAPADASSAAQGTWPSDAVDMLVGYAAGGSSDLISRAVAKGLSADLGQPFRVTNRQGGNGAAAAADLAGAPADGTMLSIQNASLYTITPLAVAADEARHIGDVDVVHGISSENYVLVTSPETGLRTIADLQTAQRPLRYGTTGVGTGAQLSGALLMKGAGVLSEAVPFDSGAPNLAAVLANDVDIAVVHVGEAIENIDSGKLVALNVFSPERIDFLPDVPTARELGYDVVVSQYRFMTVPKGTPAEVTGPLVAGLKSTFASAAYQRFNEQNSLTPMEIPGEQVLTQLTADARRYAEIVATGGIDLRDIG; this is translated from the coding sequence ATGTCTGCCACTCGTTCACTGGCCGCACTCGCGGCGGCCGCCGCGCTTGTGGTCACCGCATGTGACGGCGCCCCCGCCGATGCCTCCAGCGCGGCGCAGGGCACGTGGCCGAGCGATGCGGTCGACATGCTGGTCGGCTACGCCGCGGGCGGATCCAGCGACTTGATCAGCCGCGCCGTCGCCAAGGGGCTCTCTGCCGATCTTGGCCAGCCGTTCCGGGTGACCAATCGCCAGGGCGGTAACGGCGCCGCCGCGGCCGCCGACCTCGCCGGGGCACCCGCCGACGGCACGATGCTGTCCATTCAGAATGCGTCGCTCTACACCATCACGCCGCTGGCGGTGGCCGCGGACGAGGCCCGCCACATCGGGGACGTCGACGTGGTGCACGGCATCTCCAGCGAGAACTACGTGCTGGTGACCAGTCCGGAGACGGGCCTGCGCACCATCGCCGACCTGCAGACGGCCCAGCGACCGTTGCGGTACGGCACCACCGGGGTGGGTACCGGAGCGCAACTGTCCGGAGCCCTGCTGATGAAGGGCGCCGGCGTGCTGTCCGAGGCCGTGCCGTTCGACAGCGGGGCGCCCAATCTCGCCGCCGTGCTGGCCAATGACGTCGATATCGCCGTCGTCCACGTGGGGGAAGCGATCGAGAACATCGATTCCGGCAAGCTCGTCGCGCTCAACGTCTTCAGCCCCGAGCGGATCGATTTCCTGCCCGACGTCCCCACCGCCAGGGAGCTGGGGTACGACGTGGTGGTGTCGCAGTACCGCTTCATGACCGTGCCAAAGGGCACGCCCGCCGAGGTGACCGGTCCGCTGGTCGCGGGCCTGAAGTCGACCTTCGCCAGCGCGGCGTACCAGCGATTCAACGAGCAGAACAGCCTCACACCGATGGAGATCCCCGGCGAGCAGGTCCTCACCCAGCTCACCGCTGATGCCCGTCGCTACGCAGAGATCGTGGCCACAGGCGGCATCGATCTCCGCGATATTGGGTAA